GAAAATATAGATCATATGAGGTTTTCTAGCAATCATGGCAACGTGCAGCGCTCTCAACAGAAACACAGAGATTCAAAGGCGTCACAGTTTTCCACATCACAATATATTCAGGAAGAAGAATGATAGCAAATAGAAAGACAAAGATCAGCCACAATCTACGTACGATAGGGCGTGCCAATAGAACACAAGCAGCGAGACAAGCAATATAAAGCATAGAAATGGCATTTAACAAAGCAAAACTAGCTATCATGTTGATCTCAAGGCCAAAGAGGTTGAACATGTTTTCCATCCAAAACTTCaaataaacttttaaagtttttttCTGCATTTCAAACCTATCCTGCCTCAATGAAAGAATCCTTTTCTTATTCCATTTATGGCTGTCTCTCATGCTTCCCCAAAAATacccaaataaatattttctattgTTGTGATCCAGAGAGTTTCTActggtagaaaaatcataattttgcCCAGACAGTTCGTTGGATTCCACGAAGGTTTGTTCATCCCCATTAGAAGTTGATACAACAGGCAAACCATCATCTGGTGAGAAGAATAAAGGGCAAGGTTCCTCGGATCTGCCAATAAGAGGAGAACCAGGAATTTTTTCCAACCAATGAAAAACATTTTCGATGCGATTCGGGTGAAATGagtgagcagggtcgggtgctccaccggatctgctatcaaaatgatgaaggaaataagagcaatgtagatatctgaaccaAAAGCTTCATTCCCGGGCGGAGAGGATTTCCTGCACTCAAgaaggtaaccacgtgaatgggcgccggaggggtgtccggcgtggccactccgatgcttaagtcagtgaatgattcaagccaagaaccaatgtaagcaagtgatggttgtgatattggtatgaatgaatgaatgtaaatgTAAAGGGAGAACatggtatttatagtaggagaagtaATTATGACCTCGTTCTTcgtgctacctactaattatagtaggacggctgagcacaccttatattctgacatgtcaaatctcatactggTCACATTCAGCTCATCTGATTTTTGTCAACCCATCGGCCTGGTGTTAGAGATGGGACATTGCCCACATCCTATTCTGCTAGTATACTCGAGTGCGGTGCTCATATCGAGATGGCCCGGGTGGAAAGTTCCCGGGAGTTTGAACGAGAGCTCGGGCGTCCGGTGGCCCGGGGAGGAGACGTCCCGGGCATTCACCCGCCCGGCTCCTGATGAACCCTTCATGCCGACTTGTCCTGATTCTGGCCATCCATCCAGTATCCTTGGTCGTCCATGCCCCAGGCACAAGAATCGTCCATGACTCGGGCACAACCCGGGCTATCCCGAGGGTatcatcactccctccttaaatagtcgggctaaagtcatactcgctgtcccgattagCCTTTTGTGCCCGATCatggaaaatatttagtttcTGTAAAAGAATCGGGGGCTTCATGTATCCCAGAGATGGGATGAGGTGCCGGGAACTTACGTCTCCCGGGCTTGATAAATGATCGaagtgcggagccccgagccagggtacggatcactaggccagggtacgggtccctggacttaatagataactagggtgcggagccctggccttcatgaatggtcgaggtacggagccccgagccagggtacggagccctggacttaatagataaccagggtgcggagccctggccttcatgaataGTCGAGGTatggagccccgagccagggtacggatacctggacttaatagataaccagggtgcggagccctggccttcatgaattgtcgaggtacggagccccgagccagggtacggatcccttgacttaatagataactagggtgcggagccccggccttcatgaatggtcgaggtacggagccccgagccagggtacggatccctggacttaatagataaccagggtgcggagccctggccttcataaatggtcgaggtacggagcccgagccaggtttgagaaccttgggcttataaataaccaaggtgcggagctttgggccggaagcatgtctcgggacttgagaatggtcgaggtgcggagccccgagccagatttgagaaccctgggcttataaataaccaaggtgtggagccttgggccggggagcatgtcccgggacttgggaatggtcgaggtgcagagccccgagccaggtttgagaaccctgggcttagataatgtgccggggcctggtgtctcccggacttaagataatgtgccggggcctcgtacctcccgggcttaagataatgtgccggggcctcatacctcccagactttcaagaatgtgccggggcTCGTATCTCCCGGACTTTAGATAATGttccggggcctcatacctcacGGGCTTAAGAGAATGTGCCATGGCGtcatacctcccggactttcaagaatgtgccggggcctcatacctcccggacttaagataatgtgtcggggcctcgtacctcccgggcttaagagaTTTTGTTTTACCTGCTgtattagttttattaaaaatcaaatcactaaccttgaaatattgaatccaAATTCATTTCCGGTAGAGTGAAACTTCTCTGGTTGAGCTAAATTAGGTGACTAATATAGCTGTATGCTACTAAGTGCATAGAAAATGCTCTTCAAGCCAATCCCGGATAGCTGCTGAGCTTTGAGCCCATATGAAATCCACATATAAGATCTGAGTGCCGAGCTGGTCGGACTTGAATGTTTGCCAAGCAGAGTTGGGCTTATTTTTGAATGGAAACCATATATACGTCTTGAGCTCAAtctcccacagacggcgccaatgatgtgatcgaggtgaaatgagtgagcagggtcgggtgctccaccggatcagCTATCAAAATGAGGAAGGAAATAAGAGCAATGTAGATATCTAAACCAGAAGCTTCTTTCCCGGGCGGAGAGGATTTCCTGCACTCAAgaaggtaaccacgtgaatgggcgccggaggggtgtccagcgtggccactccgatgcttaagtcagtgaatgattcaagccaagaaccaatgtaaccaagtgatggttgtgatattggtgtgaatgaatgaatgcAAATGTAAAggtaaaacatgatatttatagtaggagaagtaataatgacctcgttctccgtgctacctactaattatagtaggacggctgagcacaccctatattctgacatgtcaaatctcatattGGTCACATCCATTCcatctgattttgtcaacccATCGGCCAGGTGTCAGAGATGGGACAGTCGCCCACATCTTATTCTGCTAGTATACTCGAGTGCGATGCTCATATCGAGGTTGCCCGGGTAGAAAGTTCCCGAGAGTTTGAACGAGAGCCCGGGCGTCCGGTGGCCCGGGAAGGAGACGCCCCATGCATTCACccgccccggcacattatccaagcccagggttctcaaacctggctcggggctccgcacctcgaccattcccaagtcccgggacatgctccacggcccaaggctccgcaccttggttatttataagcacagggttctcaaacctggctcggggctccgtacctcgattattcatgaaggccagggctccgcacaCCCTGGTTATccattaagtccagggatccgtaccctggctcgagactccgtacctcgaccattcatgaaggtcagggctccgcaccctggttatccaTTAAgcccagggatccgtaccctggctcggagcTCCGTActtcgaccattcatgaaggccagggctccacaccttggttatctattaagtctaGGGATTCGTACCCTgactcggggctccgtacctcgaccattcatgaaggccagggctccgcaccctggttatgtATTATGTCCAGGGATccataccctggctcggggctccatacctcgaccattcatgaaggccagggattcgcaccctggttatctattaagtctagggatccgtaccctggctcggggctccgtacctcgaccattcatgaaggccagggctccgcaccctggttatctattaagtccagagacccgtaccctggcctagtgatccgtaccctggttcggggctccgtacctcgaccatttatgaaggctagagctccgcaccctggttatccaTTAAgcccagggatccgtaccctggctcggagcTCCGTActtcgaccattcatgaaggccagggctccacaccttggttatctattaagtctaGGGATTCGTACCCTaactcggggctccgtacctcgaccattcatgaaggccagggctccgaaccctggttatctattaagtccagggatccgtaccctggctcggggatccgtacctcgaccattcatgaaggccagggctccgcaccctagttatctattaagtccagggacccgtatcctggctcggggctccgtacctcgaccattcatgaaggccagggtTCCGCACCCTGGGAATCTATTAAGTCCatggatccgtaccctggctcagggatccgtacctcgaccattcatgaaggccagggctccgcaccctggttatctattaagtctaGGTACCCGTACCCTGGCCTAGTGATCCATagcctggctcggggctccgtaccttgaCCATTTATGAaagccagggctccgcaccctggttatctattaagtccagggacccgtatcCTGGCCTAGTGATCCATACCCTGGCACGGGACTCCGCACTTTGATCATTCATCAAGCCCGGGAGACGTAAGTTCCCGACACCTGATCCCATCTCTGGGATACatgaagcccccgatgcttttacagaaactaaatattttccatGATCGGGCACACAAGactaatcgggacagcgagtatgactctagcccgactatttaaggaggCATTGATGATACCCTCGGGATAGCCCGGGTTGTGCCCGAGTCATGGACGATTCTTGTGCCCGGGGCATGGACGACCCAGGATATTGAATGGATGGCCAGAATCAGGACAAGTCGGCAGGAAGGGTTCATCAGGAGCCGGGCAGGTGAATGCCCGGGACGTCTCCTCCCCGGGCCACCGGACGCCCGGGCTCTCGTTCAAACTCCGGGGAACTTTttacccgggccacctcgatatgagcacCGCACTCGAGTATACTAGCAGAATAGGATGTGGGCGACTGTCCCATCTCTGATACCAGTCCGATgggttgacaaaatcagatgggctggatgtgacaagtatgagatttgacatgtcagaatatagggtgtgctcagccgtcctactataattagtaggtatcacggagaacgaggtcatcattacttctcctactataaatatcaggttctccctttacatttacattcattcattcacaccaatatcacaatcatcacttggttacattggttcttggcttgaatcattcactgacttaagcatcgaagtggccacgccggacaccccttcGGCGCCCATTCACATGGTTACCTTCTTGAGTGCAGGAAATCCTCTCCGCCCGGGAAAGAAGTTTCtggttcagatatctacattgctcttatttccttcatcattttgatagcagatccggtggagcacccgaccctgctcactCATTTCTCTCGGATCACATCAATTATACTGAAGGGTACATGCAGCAATCACCAAAATTGGCCCTCAAGCCTGCTTCTAGGCCCTCAAAACTTGGTCTATACACCTGTAAACCCAAAAGGAGAGACCAATCATAATGCTTTTGTCCAGGAAACATTCTAGCCTGTTTACCCCACATCTGATAGATATATTCAGCTTCCACCAGAAATCCTGTGTAGATTAAGAATAGTTTGGATGGGATTCTCGAAGCTTTAGGCAAAGTAGAACAGAAGACAAGACCAATAAGATACAAGAAACCAAAGGCACTTATCGGAGACAGTGAAGCATAGAATAGTGCGATATGCAAAATCTTTTGACCATGCCAGATCATAAAACGTTTGGTGAATGCCAGTATCCCTGATTGCAATGGATTAGGATCTTCCGGTTTTATATTTTTGCTTCGTCTTCTTTCATAGCTATAAAGTTGCATGACAATCATAATTGCTAGAGACTCCCAAAGATTTCGTAACAAAGGGGCTTCAGTATCATAACCAAGGGATATGTTAAGATCAACTTTAGTGGAGACCCATGTCTCAACAGTTGGGAAAAtgcttaatatatatataaaaatgaaaattgaaatCACATAAACTTTGAGTGGAAACCATAGACGACTTTTTGTCTTCTCAACAAGCTGTCTTCCAATGATCCAGACAAGAAGCAGAAAAATGTACCCAAATGATGTATTATTAGGCCTTACAGTATATGCCGCTAGAAGAATGGTGAGAAAAGAAATGTAAGTTCCAAATGATCTGTACATGGATAAAAACTTCTTCTCGACTGCACCGAGATACAGAGCTACCTTTCTCTCTGGAAGATGGAAAATGGGTTAGGCTGGTTAATGTAAACAAATAATAAGTGAGGACAGAATATATTCATAATGTCTaaacaacaatcatcatcaattATCTATTTCTTCTTAGAAGAGAAACAAAGCCAGAAATAACAAATTGCTGTATCAATTTAAGAAGAGAATTCTTCATGAGTATTTTGCAATTCCTCTATTATGTGCTAGTTCATGAATTATTTGAATTAACTTGTAGCCCAAATATGATCCAACTCATCCAAGTTAGGCAGATAAACTAACAACAGATTATCATTGGCTAATGCTACAGTACCATCTGAAGAATTCTCACAGTCGTCTCTGATGTTGGAAGAAGCATAGATTGATAAAAGCACCGATTTATTCAAACCAGCTCTCAGAATGCTAAATCCAATTGGATGACAAGGCGTGTGTCGAACAATAGCAGAAAATGAGAACAACATTTCAAAGCCATGGTTATGGATCGCACAAAAGCATGCAAGCAGAGCAATTTGCAGGAAGTCCCGAGAACTATCACTTTCAAGAAACCCTACATGAGTTTAGATCCAAGTTAATAAACAAAAATCATAAGACACTTGGAGGAAATAATGCCTGATATACCAGATTGTatgaaatgattattttaacaAGTAAACAAGTTAATATCAATAAACCCTCACCTAACTGTGATAGCACTTCCACATTTATTGAGCCTTTTCGCTCCAATTTTCTTGAGACCAAATTCAACTGAAGAATGTATAAAATCGCAAAATGTGCCTCACATAGAAGAATCAAGGATTGGCGAATCCCTttattgatgttatggctcAAAAGATACACAAAGAAGAAAATCACTACAAAATAGAATAGAATTCAATGCCTATTAGAATATAGAGGCGGAGCCAGATAACCACTTATCAAAGCTGATCTGATAAGAATCCATACATTAGACTTTGACATACCATAAACAGCATGGATGAAACCTTGCTTCATTGCGATGAGAAACATCAGCAACATCATAATAGGCCGAGAACATTTACGCAGCCCCCAAGCAACCGTAGCCACTATCAAGACTTCGGCATCTTTTTTTACTGCATAACAATATGTGTAGTACCAAAATATTCAGGGTCAAACTGAAATGACACATTCACTGGAACAAAAATATATAGTAGAACAATCATCGGAACAATGAAAGAATAACTAATATAAACCTAGACAGCAAGGAAATTCATATTATAAAGAACTGGATTCCAGATGATAGTACACAATGATTAAAATGAGATGTTATTCTTCATAACAAGTATCAAAAGGAAGCTTTTGTTCTGTTTTTATTAAGTTGTGACAAGTTAAAAAGGCAAGACCCGAAGCAGAGCAAAGAAACATGAAGCATTCCAAAcaactaatgaaataatataagCTAACATATACATTTACATACAAGAAACATGCTATAAGTAAAACTTTTTTATTCTAATCTTATAAAACTAGCTCAACCAATTGACAGTCAAGCAACTAACACTTCACTCATATAAAAGTGACTTGATATAGTCTCTTTATGtgttgttgcaacaaaagaaaaggttaAGAAATAACTTAGGAAAGGATCAACCAAGAAAAGCAGCCAAATTCATCTAGAACAAGATTTTCAAGACATGACAAAGAAGAGAACACGAGTATTTTATAGCTTTATAGCAAGTGAATTTAAAATTGGTGACTCAAATATCAGAATCCTTACTGATAGGCTCGTAAtagttaatatttttattttcatatttcccaTTATTCCAACCTCCGATACGTTTAATTGATGcatttttgtgtaattttattgTAGGAGGAACTTCAACGATCTTGGAGCAAATTTGAGTTAAAAAGTTGATATTTATCACATTTGATGTTTCCAAGATAGAGTGTTGAAAGAGAATGGTCAAACCAGAAGAGGTCCTGGAACTAGGCGTGGCCAGGTCTTGTGATTATGTTTCAGCTGCCTAAAATTACAAGAAGTGAAAAATCTGATTTTGTGAAGATTCTACAagatttgaaagaattaattatGGTGTCTGGTTTAGTGAAAATTCTTGGAGGAAAACTCTAGATAAgatattatctattattttatattttaagatttagGGTTAATTAAGAGATTAATGGGCTCCTCTCCTTGGCCCAATGCCTACACTATTCACGTTCAAAAAGGGAGGCGGCACAATGAATTTTCTCTCATTCTCCTTCTCCAACAACTCACGTGAAGAGCAAAAGAAAGGCGCAAGGATTTTCTTTCAACTTCTCTCCACACCTTTAGgctaagttttattttttattcaagtgatatttttactatttcGATTTATCGCTGTGAGGCTTTTTGCACTTTAATTTGATATTCGTGATTTGTTcaagtatttgttgatttatgatttatttatatgaaaGTTGTATCTCAGTTAATCAgacaatttaattcgatatataattttctactgctatccatgaattcagtgatccgtaattgtcatgaacTATTGGTACATGAGTAGCGATAGATTAggtgtgttgtgctatcataacatatttaatctaaataaatcaacgaaactcgATCTgtcaattgcagctatctcggttgttaaattttaggattaactgtttttacaaaacgaaaatgttatttttaattaatatggaacgctatcgttcccagttaattattgataagttttgactggatgctgggtttggtcaattaaattaggaaaacgcaaggattttagcggctatccctataattctaaggttaattaCTTGTAACtgcatgaataaataatatgttagtCGATGAACAGTGATACAATTGAATAGTAGAAATCCCTTGAATCGAGCTTGGTAATATTAATTTACATTTCATTAGTTATTCATCTTTATTAGTTATTTCTTCTTGCATGTTAAATTtagtttagtattttattaaattcatatCCTAAAATCCCCTCTTTTATTTGCACTTTTACTCGAAAGAAATCATCCCCCGTTCCTTGTGGATTCGACCCTGCTCACCATTACACTAATTTTATTTAGAGagtaggaatttaagtttggtgactcaacgacagcacaccaaattttggcgccgttgccaggGAACGGAGCAAGGTTAGTTTTTTTTCGAGTTTTGCTATTTTTTTATGTCTCATTCTTCTTGTACAGGTGATTCATCAAGAAAAGAAGAATTTGAGAACTTTTTGTTGTGAAATACTTCGAGATGTTTCATCGACAAGTATTCACAAGTTTTACCCAACAAACCGAAGAGTCATTctatgcagcatgggagagatTCAATAATTTAGTAACAACATTCAggaatcatgatttttctaactaTGTTCTTCTTCGACTTTTCCTTAAAGGTTTGAATGCAGTTACACGAAGATGGGTATTTAATGGGGCACTGACAACTGGTAGTCTACTAATTAGTCGACAGGAAGACGGTGTGATATATTTGCTAAATGATATGGCCGAATTTGACTACCATCAGTATTGGGATCCTTCGCTGCAGAGTTGGAGCCACCAATACACTCCAAGAATTAGCCAATATGATTTTACAGACCAACCTTTCGAGCATCAAGAAGATGAGGGGTATAGTCTTGAAAGAATAATAAGTCGATTGAATGATATGGTAAACAAGCGCATGACATTGAATGAGGAAACTGTTGAGCTTCAGTCAGAAGaagttttggaagaaatatcaaACGAAGATGAGGCACCAATTAAGTTGATGATGAACAAGCTCCTGAGACTATCGATTTGAGCTCGTCGATAATATTATCATACATACATCTAGGAGATCCTTGTCTTTCTCCATTGCCAATTTCAACAGATTTTGTTCTTCAAAAGCCAACGATGATAGTCTCATCTCATTCCTATTATTTAAAGTCACGTTTTGTTGAGGAGACGAGCTTACATTGCATACATCAAGCCAAACTTGAGGGAACATGTAACCAAGACCCATATAAGGTGTCATATGACACGTACTTTGGGCGTCAGCCGCTCTTTGAATGAGTGCTTTTGAGGGTCAAGCCGACGACTAAAAAATCAAGCGcttttgggaggcaacccaaattttagttcttgttttttttttattttgttccaGTAGAGGTTTTCGcacaaggcgtggccacgccttgttGAAACACCTCTACTGAATTTTAGttcttgtttttttattttgttccaGTAGAGGTTTTCGCACAAGGCGTGGCCACGTCTTGTTGAAACACCTCtactgatttaattttttttaaaaaaaataaaatttaacctATATTTTTTCTCTATCTCACAGCCGCCTCCATCGCCTCTATCCAAAGTCCCCCAGCCACTCAACGCCTACTTCTTCAACTCTCCTCCGTCTGCAACCCCAGCGCCGTCGCGAACCACCGTTTCCCCCACCACAGCAGTAGATGATGTTCCTCTACGATGCTCACCAGTTTTCAGGGGAGTTCTCTAACTTTCCCtactattttatcattttagttGAGCATCTATTTTTTGTCATTGAGGACAatgtcaagtttaagtatgggagtttttgatttgattgtgagaAGTTTTACTTGACTGtgggatttttgaaattttttttattttaatttttagtattttgatttattttttcaacattttgggttaaaaaataaatagtgACGTTGTTAGTTCCAAGCACCTAGTTAATTTGTTATCTCTTTCTTCTGAACCCTGATTGCCTCCGATgcgaataaaaaaaatgatattttctttGCGTGCAAATGTTTTTGCATTCTCACTTTTGCATTATGAATAAGTTGCTCTTGATGATTGTTAG
This sequence is a window from Primulina tabacum isolate GXHZ01 chromosome 17, ASM2559414v2, whole genome shotgun sequence. Protein-coding genes within it:
- the LOC142531699 gene encoding piezo-type mechanosensitive ion channel homolog, giving the protein MSNFLGLFRWWKLLWLYSGFSICLLYVYQLPVGIPNMFHLIADIGLYKVSADSGWQESCSGISLMVFYYMVSFIKHDLEEMEFIMSVRQGSLTEQLLPSTNSFFVRQLRSGVRHTNILLRGTVFRFFSINWFTYGFPISLFALSYWSFHFASMCAFGLLAYVGYILYAFPSLFRMHRLNGLLLVFILLWAVSTYVFNVAFAHVNWKPGKDMEIWEMIGLWHYPIPGFFLLAQFFLGVLVAIGNLVNNSIFLCMSNEERQSSNENETEEVKKDAEVLIVATVAWGLRKCSRPIMMLLMFLIAMKQGFIHAVYVIFFFVYLLSHNINKGIRQSLILLCEAHFAILYILQLNLVSRKLERKGSINVEVLSQLGFLESDSSRDFLQIALLACFCAIHNHGFEMLFSFSAIVRHTPCHPIGFSILRAGLNKSVLLSIYASSNIRDDCENSSDERKVALYLGAVEKKFLSMYRSFGTYISFLTILLAAYTVRPNNTSFGYIFLLLVWIIGRQLVEKTKSRLWFPLKVYVISIFIFIYILSIFPTVETWVSTKVDLNISLGYDTEAPLLRNLWESLAIMIVMQLYSYERRRSKNIKPEDPNPLQSGILAFTKRFMIWHGQKILHIALFYASLSPISAFGFLYLIGLVFCSTLPKASRIPSKLFLIYTGFLVEAEYIYQMWGKQARMFPGQKHYDWSLLLGLQVYRPSFEGLEAGLRANFGDCCMYPSV